The DNA segment CAGATCCGCTTAATCTATAAACTACATTTGCAAAACTCCCCCAGTCGCAGCCACAGACTAATACCTTAAAATCTGTGCTTTGCTGCTGCTAATTTTTTTATAACTTCAGTTTATTTATTTGAGAAATATATGAGTCGCGTTATCGTTGTAACCTCCGGTAAAGGGGGCGTTGGCAAAACTACCTGTACAGCAAATCTTGGATCTGCCCTCGTTAAATTAGGGAAAAAAGTGGCCCTTGTGGATGCCGATTTTGGTCTACGAAATCTTGATCTACTCCTCGGTTTAGAAAATCGCGTGGTTTATACTGCCGTTGAGGCGATCGCCGGCGAATGTCGCCTAGAACAAGCCCTCGTCAAAGATAAGCGACAAAATGGCCTAGTACTTTTACCCGCCGCCCAAAACCGCAACAAAGAATCAGTAACGCCGACCCAAATGAAACAGCTCATTATGAAGCTGAATAAAGCCTTTGACTACATTTTGGTAGATAGCCCTGCCGGGATTGAAATGGGTTTCCGTAATGCCATCTCCGCTGCCCGGGAAGCCCTTGTGGTGACCACCCCTGAAATTACCGCTGTGCGCGATGCTGACCGTGTAGTGGGCTTGCTAGAAGCCTACGGTATTAAACGCACTCGCCTCATTGTGAATCGTCTGAAACCTGAGATGATCAAGCAAAACGAAATGATGAGTGTTGAGGACGTGCTGGAGATTTTAGCCATTCCTTTGCTCGGTATTATCCCCGATGATAAAAATGTCATTGTCGCCAGTAACAAGGGAGAACCACTTGTTTTAGGAGATCAGAAAACCTCTGTGCCGGCAATGGCTTTTCTTAATATTGCCCGCCGACTCGAAGGAGAAAAAGTCCCCCTCCTTGACCTGATGTCCGACCAAGACGGTCTTCTCGCTAAAATTCGTCGATTCTTTGCCGGATAGTTTTTGTTGGAGCATTTAGTCGCAAAATTAGTGAACAGCCAAGCAGATAATAGTCACGCCAACAGCGTAAAACCGATGATTCAGGATTTATTAGAAAAACTGCTGAACTGGCAGGGAAATAACAAAAGTAGTGATGAGGCAAAACGTCGCCTAAAGCTTGTCATTGCCCATGATCGCGTCGGACTGAGTGCCGAAAAGGTGGAGGAAATGCGCCAGGAAATTTTGGCCGTTGTGGCGAAATATGTTGAGATTGACCCTGCCGAAATGGAGCTTGATCTTTCGAGCAGCGATCGCATGACAGCTTTGGTGGCAAACTTACCCATTCGTCGCATTAAAGACGATGGCACACCAGAGTAGTTTTTTGTTTTTTAACTAACTGGCTCGAAGTACCAGTGATTCTGGCACAATAGGTCAAGCACTTAGCATCACAGGAGTATTAAATTCATGTTGGCACAGGGTTTGGCGATCGCCGTTGCCATTGGGAGCGCGCTATTGTTTTTGACGGCCTTTCTTTTCCCAAAACTCCATCGCCAAGATGACTTTTTTTGGAGTGCTGTGGGTCTGTTTTATGCTCTTATTTTGTGGGTTTGTGCCGGGCAAATTGTCGGCGCTGTTTTATTGGGACAGTTAGCTAGTGTGGTCTTACTCGGCTGGTTTGCGT comes from the [Limnothrix rosea] IAM M-220 genome and includes:
- the minD gene encoding septum site-determining protein MinD, whose product is MSRVIVVTSGKGGVGKTTCTANLGSALVKLGKKVALVDADFGLRNLDLLLGLENRVVYTAVEAIAGECRLEQALVKDKRQNGLVLLPAAQNRNKESVTPTQMKQLIMKLNKAFDYILVDSPAGIEMGFRNAISAAREALVVTTPEITAVRDADRVVGLLEAYGIKRTRLIVNRLKPEMIKQNEMMSVEDVLEILAIPLLGIIPDDKNVIVASNKGEPLVLGDQKTSVPAMAFLNIARRLEGEKVPLLDLMSDQDGLLAKIRRFFAG